A single genomic interval of Picosynechococcus sp. PCC 7003 harbors:
- a CDS encoding cbb3-type cytochrome c oxidase subunit I: MTQAPPEALTNEGQSLTHLPNWRTFFSFSTDHKVIGLQYIVTSFFFFLVAGIFAMIMRGELITPEPDLVDRTVYNALFTMHGSIMLFGWTFPVLAGFANYLVPLMIGARDTAFPRINAIAFWMVPVFGSLLILSFLAPGGPAQSGWWSYPPVSIQNPAGVLLNGEFLWLVAVALSGISSILGAVNIVTTIVRMRCPGMGWFKTPAFVWTVLAAQIIQLFGLPALTAGAVMLLFDLTVGTTFFDASQGGSPVLYQHFFWFYSHPAVYVMILPVFGFFSELFPVYARKPLFGYKVVVVSSMIIVALSGVVWVHHMFASGTPPWMRMLFMFSTMLISVPTGIKVFAWVATLWGGKLRLDTPMLFAMGGLINFVFAGITGIMLASVPVDIHVNNTYFVVGHFHYVIYGAIVFGIYGAVYHWFPKMTGKMYYEGLGKLHFWLTMIGTTLNFLPMHPVGLMGMPRRVASYDPEFAFWNVIASIGGFILGMSTIPFLLNMIASWINGDRAPSNPWRAIGLEWLVPSPPEHENFEELPIVIAEPYGYGKSEPLTENLGG; encoded by the coding sequence ATGACCCAAGCTCCCCCAGAAGCCCTAACCAACGAGGGACAATCCCTCACCCATCTGCCCAATTGGCGCACCTTCTTTTCCTTCAGCACCGACCACAAAGTGATCGGGCTGCAATACATCGTCACGTCTTTTTTCTTTTTCCTCGTCGCCGGAATTTTCGCGATGATCATGCGGGGGGAATTGATTACCCCAGAGCCGGATCTCGTAGATCGCACCGTTTACAATGCCCTCTTCACCATGCACGGCAGCATCATGCTGTTTGGCTGGACGTTTCCGGTGTTGGCGGGCTTCGCGAATTATCTCGTTCCCCTGATGATCGGGGCGCGGGATACGGCATTCCCCCGCATCAATGCGATCGCCTTTTGGATGGTTCCGGTGTTTGGGTCGCTGTTAATCCTGAGCTTCCTGGCTCCGGGGGGACCTGCCCAATCGGGGTGGTGGTCTTATCCCCCGGTGAGTATCCAGAATCCGGCGGGAGTGTTGCTCAATGGCGAATTTCTCTGGTTGGTTGCTGTTGCCCTCTCTGGCATTTCCTCGATCCTGGGGGCGGTGAATATTGTCACTACCATTGTGCGGATGCGTTGTCCGGGAATGGGCTGGTTTAAGACCCCGGCATTTGTTTGGACGGTGCTGGCTGCCCAGATTATTCAGCTTTTTGGGTTACCCGCTTTAACGGCGGGGGCTGTGATGTTACTCTTCGATCTCACCGTGGGCACAACCTTTTTCGATGCATCCCAGGGGGGCAGTCCGGTACTGTACCAGCATTTTTTCTGGTTCTATTCCCACCCGGCGGTGTATGTGATGATTTTGCCCGTGTTTGGCTTTTTCTCGGAACTGTTCCCGGTCTATGCCCGCAAACCGTTGTTTGGTTACAAAGTTGTCGTTGTTTCTTCAATGATCATCGTGGCGCTCAGTGGGGTGGTCTGGGTGCACCATATGTTCGCGAGTGGTACGCCCCCCTGGATGCGGATGTTGTTTATGTTCTCGACGATGCTGATCTCTGTGCCGACGGGGATTAAGGTGTTTGCGTGGGTGGCGACCCTCTGGGGGGGTAAGTTGCGCCTGGATACGCCGATGCTCTTCGCGATGGGGGGTTTAATTAACTTCGTTTTTGCGGGGATCACAGGGATTATGTTGGCATCGGTTCCGGTGGATATCCATGTGAACAATACCTATTTTGTGGTGGGGCATTTTCACTATGTGATCTACGGGGCGATCGTCTTTGGGATCTATGGGGCGGTGTACCACTGGTTCCCGAAAATGACGGGCAAGATGTATTACGAGGGGTTAGGGAAGCTCCACTTTTGGTTGACGATGATCGGCACGACGTTAAATTTTCTGCCGATGCACCCGGTGGGGTTGATGGGGATGCCGCGTCGGGTGGCTTCCTATGATCCGGAGTTTGCCTTTTGGAATGTGATCGCGAGTATTGGTGGTTTTATCCTCGGGATGTCCACGATTCCGTTTCTCCTGAATATGATCGCCTCCTGGATCAACGGCGATCGCGCTCCGAGTAATCCTTGGCGGGCGATTGGGTTGGAATGGCTTGTACCTTCTCCCCCGGAACATGAGAATTTCGAGGAGTTGCCCATCGTTATCGCGGAACCCTATGGCTATGGGAAATCGGAACCACTCACGGAAAACCTAGGGGGTTAA
- a CDS encoding cytochrome c oxidase subunit II, translating into MKLKTVLSLSAIALLLGVFSYVVGQWSYSWLPPQASMESQLVDQLFSTMVAIGTFILFGVTGTMTYSILFHRAGRYDTSDGPPIEGNIKLEIIWTTIPFLIVIYLAYFSYQTYREMNIQAPGHVHQAAPTKNVASGMPPMEMPITNVEVLAKQWAWVFHYPEKNVTSTELHLPVNQRAHFILRSPDVIHGFFIPAFRVKQDVIPFEDTDFEFTPIKEGKYRIRDSQFSGTYFAAMEADVVVESQEDYQAWLNHAARQTPTPAPNQAASEYARRQQKEDRAAWKTVPPAPPPMVNYHP; encoded by the coding sequence ATGAAATTAAAAACGGTTCTCTCACTTTCGGCGATCGCCCTGCTCCTGGGGGTATTTAGTTACGTGGTCGGGCAATGGTCTTACAGTTGGTTGCCGCCCCAGGCTTCCATGGAATCCCAACTGGTGGATCAGCTCTTTAGCACCATGGTGGCGATCGGCACCTTTATCCTGTTTGGCGTTACCGGAACCATGACCTACTCGATCCTGTTCCACCGGGCAGGACGGTACGACACCAGTGATGGTCCCCCCATCGAAGGCAACATCAAACTCGAAATTATCTGGACAACGATTCCTTTTCTGATCGTGATTTATCTGGCGTATTTCAGTTACCAGACCTACCGCGAGATGAATATCCAAGCCCCCGGTCACGTCCACCAGGCAGCCCCCACGAAAAATGTTGCCAGCGGGATGCCCCCTATGGAGATGCCCATCACCAATGTGGAAGTCCTCGCCAAGCAATGGGCATGGGTTTTTCACTACCCCGAAAAAAATGTCACCAGCACCGAACTCCATCTCCCGGTGAACCAACGCGCCCACTTTATCCTGCGATCGCCCGACGTGATCCACGGCTTTTTTATCCCCGCCTTCCGGGTCAAACAGGACGTGATCCCCTTTGAAGATACCGACTTTGAATTTACCCCCATCAAGGAAGGTAAATATCGGATTCGCGATTCCCAATTTAGCGGAACCTATTTTGCCGCCATGGAAGCTGATGTGGTGGTGGAATCCCAGGAAGACTACCAAGCCTGGCTAAACCACGCCGCCCGCCAAACCCCGACCCCCGCCCCCAACCAAGCCGCCAGTGAATACGCCCGCCGTCAACAGAAAGAAGACCGCGCCGCCTGGAAGACTGTCCCCCCCGCCCCACCGCCCATGGTGAATTACCATCCCTAA
- a CDS encoding DUF2231 domain-containing protein, with the protein MYSDLINQLNLGANGLPYSIPIHPNLVHLTLGLFIIGIAFDIVGVFFTFERPIFKYLAIPATRSNFFDVGWYNMVAASVITFFTVAAGFYEILLMDAPTDVKSAWNFNAIDTMIWHGVGGVLLLALIVGMTVWRGFQRYVWRSDRSRQVQWWYLLAGLVIMFVMYIHGTLGAQLAAEFGAHNTAGHLLRLGEDPNVLLR; encoded by the coding sequence ATGTATTCTGATCTGATTAATCAACTCAATCTGGGCGCTAATGGTTTGCCCTACAGCATTCCCATCCACCCGAATCTGGTGCATTTGACCCTGGGGCTATTTATCATTGGCATTGCCTTCGATATTGTCGGGGTGTTTTTTACCTTCGAGCGTCCCATTTTTAAGTATTTGGCGATCCCTGCCACCCGCTCTAATTTTTTTGATGTGGGCTGGTACAACATGGTGGCGGCATCGGTGATCACCTTCTTTACGGTGGCGGCGGGCTTCTACGAAATTTTGTTGATGGATGCGCCCACTGATGTGAAAAGTGCCTGGAATTTTAATGCCATCGACACGATGATCTGGCATGGGGTGGGCGGTGTTCTACTCCTGGCGTTAATCGTGGGGATGACGGTTTGGCGAGGGTTTCAGCGCTATGTGTGGCGCAGCGATCGCAGTCGTCAGGTGCAGTGGTGGTATTTGTTGGCGGGGCTGGTGATTATGTTTGTGATGTATATCCACGGAACCCTGGGCGCTCAGTTGGCGGCGGAGTTTGGGGCGCACAATACGGCGGGTCATCTGCTCCGTCTCGGTGAAGATCCCAATGTGTTGTTGCGGTAA
- a CDS encoding DUF2231 domain-containing protein, with protein sequence MFDNLLPPLNEHNLPYPDTIHPIVVHFVIAMVLFAFFCDVVGYFTRNSKLYEVSWWNMFVATVSIFIAIIFGQIEAGLAIAYDAVEPVLNLHTIIGWSLSGIVAALTGWRYVIRSKDPEVLPMSYLGMGVILTGIVFFQVYLGDKLVWVYGLHTTEIVQAAKEGLL encoded by the coding sequence ATGTTTGATAATCTTCTTCCCCCCCTCAACGAGCATAATCTCCCCTATCCCGATACGATTCACCCGATTGTGGTGCATTTCGTGATTGCGATGGTGTTGTTTGCGTTTTTCTGCGATGTAGTGGGCTATTTCACGCGCAATAGCAAGCTCTATGAAGTGAGCTGGTGGAATATGTTCGTCGCCACGGTCTCGATCTTTATCGCCATTATCTTCGGGCAAATAGAGGCGGGTTTGGCGATCGCCTACGATGCCGTCGAACCTGTGCTCAATCTCCACACGATCATCGGTTGGTCTTTATCGGGTATTGTTGCCGCCTTGACCGGATGGCGCTACGTGATCCGCTCCAAAGATCCCGAAGTGCTGCCGATGTCCTATCTGGGGATGGGGGTAATTTTGACGGGGATCGTTTTTTTCCAGGTGTATCTCGGGGATAAATTGGTCTGGGTTTACGGACTCCACACCACAGAGATTGTCCAAGCAGCAAAGGAAGGGCTTCTGTAA
- the cimA gene encoding citramalate synthase, whose product MVSPQNPVQIYDTTLRDGCQREGLALSLEDKVRIAQHLDRLGIPFIEGGWPGANPKDEQFFLHLREYPLQQAKIVAFCSTRRPHSAVETDPLLQASLLAQTHWITLFGKSWDLHVTLGLGTTLAENCAMIRESIAYLKSQNRRVIYDAEHWFDGYQQNPEYALKTLEAAIQGGAEYLVLCDTNGGTLPQGITTSFQDIQQAFPDLQIPLGIHTHNDSGMAVANAVMAVQAGATMVQGTVNGYGERCGNANLCTLIPTLQLKLNQPCLAPEKLQQLTGTSRLISEIVNLAPDDHAPYVGRSAFAHKGGIHVSAVQKNALTYEHIDPQTVGNERRIVVSEQAGLSNILAKAKSFGIALEKTDLASRTILQKLKDLEHEGYQFEAAEASFQLLIRSALGHRQEFFKLRGFHVNCDVGETQSTAIATIKLEVNGKNLLEAAEGNGPVSALDQALRKVLTKFYPEIAEFQLTDYKVRILDGAAGTGAKTRVLVESSDGLERWTTVGVSANILEASYRAVVEGIEYGLLRRSPYPSVPLPVVTL is encoded by the coding sequence ATGGTTTCTCCCCAAAACCCAGTTCAGATCTATGACACCACCCTCCGCGATGGTTGTCAGCGAGAAGGCCTTGCCCTCTCCCTCGAAGATAAAGTCCGCATCGCCCAGCACCTCGACCGCCTCGGCATTCCTTTTATTGAAGGGGGCTGGCCAGGGGCGAATCCAAAGGATGAACAATTTTTTCTACATCTCCGGGAATACCCACTCCAGCAAGCTAAAATTGTCGCCTTTTGTTCAACACGACGTCCCCATTCTGCCGTCGAAACCGATCCTTTACTCCAAGCGTCCCTCCTAGCCCAAACTCACTGGATTACCTTATTTGGCAAATCTTGGGATCTCCATGTCACCCTCGGTTTAGGTACCACCTTGGCGGAAAATTGCGCGATGATTCGGGAGAGTATCGCCTATCTAAAATCTCAAAATCGGCGGGTAATTTATGATGCGGAACATTGGTTTGATGGCTATCAACAAAACCCCGAATATGCCCTCAAAACCCTTGAAGCAGCGATCCAAGGAGGAGCCGAATATTTAGTTTTGTGTGACACTAACGGCGGCACATTGCCCCAAGGGATTACGACTAGTTTCCAGGATATTCAACAAGCATTTCCGGATCTCCAGATTCCCCTCGGCATCCACACCCACAATGATTCGGGGATGGCTGTGGCTAATGCAGTGATGGCAGTACAGGCCGGGGCCACCATGGTACAGGGCACTGTCAATGGCTACGGAGAACGCTGTGGCAATGCCAATTTATGTACGTTGATTCCCACCTTGCAACTGAAGTTAAATCAGCCTTGTTTAGCTCCGGAAAAACTACAACAACTCACCGGTACGAGCCGCTTAATCAGTGAAATTGTTAATTTGGCCCCCGATGACCATGCGCCCTATGTGGGTCGTTCGGCCTTTGCCCATAAGGGAGGAATTCATGTGTCGGCGGTACAAAAAAATGCCCTCACCTATGAACATATTGACCCGCAAACGGTGGGTAATGAGCGGCGGATTGTGGTGTCGGAACAGGCGGGCTTAAGCAATATTTTGGCCAAGGCGAAAAGCTTCGGGATTGCGTTGGAGAAAACGGATCTGGCCAGTCGAACGATCTTGCAAAAATTAAAGGATTTGGAGCATGAGGGATATCAATTTGAAGCGGCGGAGGCGAGCTTTCAGTTGTTAATCCGCTCGGCATTGGGGCATCGGCAGGAATTTTTTAAACTGCGGGGGTTCCATGTGAATTGTGATGTGGGAGAAACCCAAAGTACGGCGATCGCCACGATCAAGTTAGAGGTGAACGGGAAAAATTTGCTTGAAGCAGCGGAGGGCAATGGCCCCGTTTCGGCGTTGGATCAGGCCCTGCGGAAGGTATTGACGAAATTTTACCCAGAGATTGCCGAGTTTCAGCTAACGGATTACAAGGTACGGATTTTGGATGGGGCAGCAGGCACCGGCGCGAAAACGAGGGTTTTGGTGGAATCGAGCGATGGCTTAGAACGGTGGACAACGGTAGGCGTCTCAGCCAATATCCTTGAGGCCTCCTATCGCGCCGTGGTCGAGGGCATTGAGTATGGTTTGTTGCGGCGATCGCCTTATCCGTCTGTACCTTTACCTGTGGTCACCCTATAA
- the psb29 gene encoding photosystem II biogenesis protein Psp29 yields MSQVRTVSDTKRDFYTHHTRPINSIFRRVVEELLVEMHLLSVNADFRYDPFYALGVVTSFERFMQGYRPEADKVSIFQSMCQAIGGDANRYKEDAMALVELAKRCSGTQLIECFRQDVPPEGAQELWEKIEAIARNDHFKYSRLFAIGIYTFLGESEPQLLEDTEKRDEMLTTVTAGLNLPEEKMKKDLDLYRSNLEKMNQVLEVLEDALAVERQRREKAEAEAKAKAAEATATTETSDEPKETSESGSDA; encoded by the coding sequence GTGAGTCAAGTTCGCACCGTTTCCGATACGAAGCGTGATTTTTATACACACCATACCCGGCCAATTAATTCGATTTTTCGGCGCGTCGTCGAAGAACTTTTGGTCGAAATGCATTTACTGTCGGTGAATGCCGATTTTCGCTACGATCCTTTCTATGCATTGGGTGTTGTCACGTCCTTTGAGCGCTTCATGCAAGGCTATCGCCCAGAGGCAGATAAAGTTTCTATTTTCCAAAGCATGTGCCAAGCAATTGGGGGCGATGCCAACCGTTATAAAGAAGATGCAATGGCCCTGGTTGAACTAGCAAAACGCTGTTCTGGCACACAACTCATTGAGTGTTTCCGGCAAGATGTGCCCCCCGAAGGTGCCCAAGAATTGTGGGAAAAAATTGAGGCGATCGCCAGAAATGATCACTTCAAATATAGTCGTTTATTTGCCATTGGTATTTATACTTTTCTCGGTGAATCGGAGCCGCAACTCCTAGAAGACACCGAGAAGCGCGACGAAATGCTGACCACGGTCACCGCAGGTCTGAATCTCCCTGAGGAGAAAATGAAAAAAGACTTGGATCTGTATCGCAGCAACCTCGAAAAAATGAACCAAGTCCTAGAGGTTTTAGAAGATGCCCTCGCCGTAGAACGGCAACGTCGGGAAAAGGCAGAAGCAGAGGCCAAGGCCAAAGCAGCAGAAGCTACGGCGACGACTGAAACCAGCGACGAACCAAAAGAAACCAGCGAATCCGGCTCCGATGCTTAG
- a CDS encoding F0F1 ATP synthase subunit gamma encodes MPNLKGIRDRIQSVKNTKKITEAMRLVAAAKVRRAQEQVTSTRPFANTLLQVLYSLKSRLRLEEADLPLLKQREVKCVGLLVITGDRGLCGGYNANIIRKAEQRAKELAAAGINYKFVLVGRKAVQYFQNRQAPVAKTYAGLEQIPSAAEASDIADELLSLFLSEEVDKIELIYTRFVSLISSQPVVQTLLPLVPEALTNPDDETFNLITRGGKFQVEREKVATEVKELPADMIFEQDPKDILNALLPLYLSNQLLRALQEGAASELAARMTAMNNASDNASDLMKTLTLSYNKARQAAITQELSEVVAGANAL; translated from the coding sequence ATGCCAAACCTAAAGGGGATTCGCGACCGGATTCAATCCGTCAAAAATACCAAGAAAATTACCGAAGCGATGCGTCTGGTGGCCGCGGCAAAAGTACGTCGCGCCCAAGAACAGGTGACTTCCACCCGTCCCTTTGCTAACACGCTCTTACAGGTGCTCTATAGCCTCAAGAGTCGTCTCCGCCTTGAAGAAGCAGATTTGCCCCTCCTCAAGCAACGGGAAGTAAAGTGCGTCGGTCTGTTAGTCATCACTGGCGATCGCGGCCTTTGCGGTGGCTACAACGCCAACATCATCCGTAAAGCCGAACAAAGAGCAAAAGAATTAGCAGCAGCCGGCATCAACTACAAGTTTGTGCTGGTGGGCCGTAAAGCGGTGCAATATTTCCAGAATCGCCAAGCCCCCGTTGCTAAAACCTATGCCGGTTTAGAACAAATTCCTTCGGCAGCAGAAGCGTCGGACATTGCCGATGAACTGCTCTCTTTGTTCCTCTCAGAAGAAGTGGACAAAATTGAACTGATTTACACACGTTTTGTGTCTTTGATCAGTTCTCAACCTGTCGTTCAAACTCTATTGCCTTTGGTGCCTGAAGCACTAACCAACCCTGACGACGAAACTTTCAACCTGATTACCCGGGGTGGTAAGTTCCAAGTTGAACGGGAAAAGGTAGCGACAGAAGTTAAGGAACTGCCCGCAGATATGATCTTCGAGCAGGATCCGAAGGACATTCTTAATGCGTTGTTACCGCTATATCTCAGTAACCAACTACTACGGGCGCTCCAGGAAGGGGCAGCCAGTGAGTTGGCAGCCCGGATGACAGCGATGAACAATGCCAGTGACAACGCTTCTGATCTGATGAAAACCCTGACGTTGTCCTATAACAAGGCCCGTCAGGCTGCCATTACCCAGGAGCTGTCAGAGGTAGTAGCCGGTGCAAATGCACTCTAA
- the atpA gene encoding F0F1 ATP synthase subunit alpha has translation MISIRPDEISSIIRQQIESYDQKVQVDNVGTVLQVGDGIARIYGLEQAMAGELLEFEDGTVGIALNLEEDNVGAVLMGDGRDIQEGSSVKSTGRIAEIPVGEAIVGRVVDALARPLDGKGDIASTDTRLIEFMAPGIIARRSVHEPMQTGITAIDAMIPVGRGQRELIIGDRQTGKTAVAVDTIINQKGEDVICVYVAVGQKASTVAQVVSTLESKGAMDYTVVVAANANDPATLQYLAPYTGAAIAEHFMYQGKATLVVYDDLTKQAQAYRQMSLLLRRPPGREAYPGDVFYLHSRLLERAAKLSDELGGGSMTALPIIETQAGDVSAYIPTNVISITDGQIFLSSDLFNAGFRPAINAGISVSRVGSAAQTKAMKKVAGKLKLELAQFAELEAFAQFASDLDAATQNQLARGQRLRQILKQAQNSPLSVAEQVAIVYAGLNGYLDEIPVDRVVEFTTGLRQYLATSKARYGEIIANDKALTDEAETLLKEAIAEHKQSFAAAA, from the coding sequence ATGATTAGTATCAGACCCGACGAAATTAGTAGCATTATTCGTCAACAAATTGAGTCCTACGACCAAAAAGTTCAAGTCGATAACGTCGGCACCGTGCTTCAAGTCGGTGATGGGATTGCTCGGATCTATGGTCTTGAGCAGGCCATGGCCGGTGAATTACTTGAGTTTGAAGATGGCACCGTAGGGATCGCCCTCAACCTTGAAGAAGATAACGTCGGTGCCGTATTGATGGGCGACGGTCGTGACATTCAAGAAGGGAGTAGCGTTAAATCCACTGGCCGGATCGCAGAAATTCCCGTTGGTGAAGCCATCGTTGGCCGTGTCGTTGACGCCCTCGCCCGCCCCCTTGATGGGAAAGGTGATATTGCCTCTACCGATACCCGCCTCATCGAATTCATGGCCCCTGGGATTATTGCCCGTCGTTCTGTCCATGAACCGATGCAGACTGGGATTACGGCAATTGACGCGATGATTCCTGTCGGCCGGGGCCAGCGGGAATTAATTATTGGTGACCGTCAAACTGGGAAAACGGCCGTGGCGGTTGACACCATCATTAACCAGAAAGGTGAAGATGTAATCTGTGTGTACGTGGCGGTCGGTCAAAAGGCTTCCACCGTTGCCCAGGTTGTCTCTACCCTCGAATCCAAAGGGGCAATGGACTACACCGTCGTTGTGGCAGCAAATGCCAACGACCCGGCAACTCTGCAATACCTTGCTCCCTACACTGGTGCAGCGATCGCCGAGCACTTCATGTACCAAGGTAAGGCGACCCTCGTTGTGTACGATGACCTTACCAAGCAAGCCCAAGCCTATCGCCAAATGTCCTTGCTGCTCCGTCGTCCCCCCGGACGTGAAGCCTATCCCGGTGACGTTTTCTACTTGCACTCTCGTTTGTTAGAACGGGCGGCAAAACTCAGCGATGAACTCGGTGGCGGTAGCATGACAGCCCTGCCAATCATTGAAACTCAAGCCGGTGACGTTTCCGCTTACATTCCCACCAACGTTATTTCGATTACCGACGGTCAGATCTTCTTGTCCTCTGACCTATTCAATGCGGGCTTCCGTCCGGCAATTAACGCGGGTATTTCTGTATCCCGGGTTGGTTCTGCGGCGCAAACCAAAGCGATGAAGAAAGTTGCTGGTAAACTCAAGCTGGAATTGGCCCAGTTCGCTGAACTCGAAGCCTTTGCTCAGTTTGCTTCTGACCTGGATGCAGCAACTCAAAACCAGTTAGCCCGGGGTCAGCGTCTCCGTCAGATCCTCAAGCAAGCCCAAAATTCGCCTCTTTCTGTCGCTGAACAGGTGGCGATTGTATATGCTGGCTTGAATGGCTACCTTGATGAAATCCCTGTCGATCGCGTGGTTGAGTTCACCACTGGCCTGCGTCAGTACCTTGCCACCAGCAAAGCCCGGTACGGTGAAATCATTGCCAACGACAAAGCGTTGACCGATGAGGCAGAAACCCTCCTGAAAGAGGCGATCGCCGAGCACAAGCAAAGTTTCGCCGCTGCGGCCTAA
- the atpH gene encoding ATP synthase F1 subunit delta — MKGNTMIAQVVEPYAGALMNLAQETNKVEAFAENCRALLSLLQESAEFRSFVMNPLVKAEDKKGVLQGVCGQDVDTYFLNFLFLLVDRRRIVFLEGICQEFVALQRKLNNIVLADVTSAQPLTTDQEAAIADQVKQMTGANAVELNIATDADLIGGVVIKVGSKVFDASLRGQLRRISMDLLGSN; from the coding sequence ATGAAAGGCAACACAATGATTGCTCAAGTCGTTGAGCCCTATGCTGGTGCCCTGATGAACCTTGCGCAGGAGACCAATAAAGTCGAGGCATTTGCAGAAAATTGCCGGGCCTTACTGTCGCTCCTCCAAGAGTCTGCAGAGTTCCGGTCTTTTGTGATGAATCCTTTGGTCAAAGCAGAGGATAAAAAAGGTGTCCTACAAGGGGTTTGTGGCCAGGATGTAGATACCTACTTCCTCAACTTCTTGTTTCTGCTCGTGGATCGTCGGCGCATTGTTTTCCTCGAAGGCATTTGTCAGGAATTCGTTGCTCTCCAGCGGAAATTGAACAATATTGTTCTCGCTGATGTCACGAGTGCGCAGCCATTGACCACTGATCAAGAAGCGGCGATCGCCGATCAAGTTAAACAAATGACTGGGGCCAATGCCGTTGAACTGAACATTGCCACCGATGCCGATTTGATTGGTGGTGTCGTGATCAAGGTCGGTTCCAAAGTCTTCGACGCTAGCTTGCGGGGCCAACTCCGTCGGATCAGCATGGATCTATTAGGCTCAAACTAA
- a CDS encoding F0F1 ATP synthase subunit B has protein sequence MGIISYLATASEGGFHLNFDILETNIINLAIIIGVLYVYGSKFIGNILETRKSKIVADLEDAENRAKKAQEALTKAQKDLEQAQAQAAKIREDAKVAAEKTKQDILAKGRDEVEKLKASAVKELSTEQAKVITELKRRVAELALAKVEAQLRSDLDESAQAKLVDRSIAQLGGGA, from the coding sequence ATGGGAATTATTTCCTACCTTGCCACCGCATCGGAGGGTGGTTTTCATTTAAACTTCGACATTTTAGAAACAAACATTATCAACCTTGCGATCATCATTGGGGTTCTGTACGTCTATGGGAGCAAGTTTATTGGCAACATTTTAGAGACGCGCAAAAGCAAAATTGTTGCGGATCTAGAAGATGCTGAAAACCGCGCGAAAAAAGCCCAAGAAGCGCTGACAAAAGCCCAAAAAGATCTCGAACAGGCCCAGGCCCAGGCCGCCAAGATTCGTGAAGACGCCAAGGTTGCCGCAGAAAAAACCAAGCAAGATATTTTGGCTAAAGGTCGCGATGAAGTTGAAAAACTCAAGGCTTCTGCGGTGAAAGAATTAAGTACAGAACAAGCAAAAGTAATCACCGAGCTGAAGCGACGGGTTGCAGAACTTGCTCTGGCAAAAGTGGAAGCTCAATTGCGGTCTGATTTGGATGAGTCTGCTCAAGCCAAGTTAGTAGATCGCAGCATTGCACAACTGGGAGGTGGCGCATGA
- a CDS encoding F0F1 ATP synthase subunit B' — MTHWTIVLATEAVEKTAEGGLFDFDATLPVMAIQFLVLAALLNKLFYKPIGQAIDDRSDYIRTNLVDAKERQQKAEDLAVQYEQELRDVRREAQDVIAKAQAEAQKVVAAEVKSAQAEALAEREKAALEIEAQRESAFKSLEQQVDSLSQAIASKLVGAKL; from the coding sequence ATGACACACTGGACAATTGTTTTAGCAACTGAAGCAGTCGAGAAAACCGCTGAGGGTGGTCTTTTTGATTTTGACGCAACGCTCCCCGTGATGGCCATTCAGTTTTTGGTCTTAGCGGCGTTGTTAAATAAGCTTTTTTATAAGCCTATTGGTCAAGCGATTGACGACCGTTCCGATTATATTCGCACCAACTTAGTAGACGCGAAAGAACGTCAGCAAAAGGCGGAGGACTTAGCCGTTCAATATGAGCAAGAACTCCGTGATGTGCGTCGTGAAGCCCAGGATGTGATTGCAAAAGCTCAGGCTGAAGCTCAAAAGGTTGTGGCGGCTGAAGTGAAGTCTGCCCAGGCTGAGGCTTTGGCGGAGCGGGAAAAAGCAGCCCTGGAAATCGAGGCACAACGGGAATCTGCGTTCAAATCCCTTGAACAGCAAGTTGATTCTCTGAGCCAGGCGATCGCCTCTAAATTAGTTGGGGCAAAGCTTTAG
- the atpE gene encoding ATP synthase F0 subunit C: MDSLTAAASVIAAALAVGLAAIGPGIGQGNAAGSAAEGIARQPEAEGKIRGTLLLSLAFMEALTIYGLVVALVLLFANPFA, encoded by the coding sequence ATGGATTCTTTAACTGCTGCTGCTTCTGTTATTGCTGCTGCTCTTGCTGTAGGTCTTGCGGCGATCGGCCCTGGTATTGGTCAAGGTAATGCTGCGGGTAGTGCAGCCGAAGGGATTGCCCGTCAACCCGAAGCGGAAGGCAAAATCCGCGGTACTCTCCTCCTCAGCTTGGCTTTTATGGAAGCTTTAACCATCTACGGTCTTGTTGTTGCCCTCGTTCTTTTGTTTGCAAACCCCTTTGCATAA